From Xiphophorus couchianus chromosome 4, X_couchianus-1.0, whole genome shotgun sequence, a single genomic window includes:
- the tead1b gene encoding transcriptional enhancer factor TEF-1 isoform X9, with translation MDQAVKDKALQSMASMSSAQIVSATAIHNKLGLPGIPRPAFPGAGLWQGMISAGQPGSSQDIKPFTQQPYPIQPAVTTAISSYESATAPAPTAPAWQGRSIGTSKLRLVEFSAFLEQQRDQDSYNKHLFVHIGQTNHSYSDALLESVDIRQIYDKFPEKTGGLKELYGKGPQNSFFLIKFWADLNCNIQDDTGSFYGVTSQYESSENISITCSTKVCSFGKQVVEKVETEYAQFENGRFVYRISRSPMCEYMINFIHKLKHLPEKYMMNSVLENFTILLVVSNRATQETLLCMACVFEVSNSEHGAQHHIYRLVKE, from the exons ATG GACCAAGCCGTGAAGGACAAAGCCCTCCAGAGCATGGCCTCCATGTCCTCGGCTCAGATCGTCTCTGCCACGGCGATTCACAACAAACTTGGCCTGCCAGGCATCCCTCGGCCTGCCTTTCCAGGAGCAGGG TTATGGCAGGGTATGATATCAGCTGGGCAGCCGGGATCCTCACAAGA TATAAAGCCTTTTACCCAGCAACCATATCCAATCCAGCCAGCGGTCACAACAGCCATTTCAA GTTATGAATCTGCCACTGCTCCAGCTCCCACAGCTCCAGCATGGCAGGGCCGCTCCATCGGCACATCCAAACTCCGACTAGTGGAGTTCTCCGCCTTCTTAGAGCAACAGAGAGACCAAGACTCG TACAACAAGCACCTCTTCGTACACATCGGACAGACAAATCATTCCTACAGTGACGCCTTGCTTGAGTCGGTGGACATTCGTCAGATTTACGATAAATTTCCTGAAAAGACAGGAGGATTGAAGGAGCTGTATGGAAAAGGTCCTCAGAATTCCTTTTTTCTCATCAAATTTTGG gCCGATCTAAACTGTAACATTCAAGATGATACTGGATCATTTTATGGGGTGACCAGCCAGTATGAAAGCTCAGAGAACATTTCCATAACATGTTCGACAAAGGTTTGCTCCTTTGGAAAGCAGGTTGTTGAGAAAGTAGAG ACTGAATATGCGCAGTTTGAGAATGGACGCTTTGTCTACCGGATAAGCAGGTCTCCGATGTGTGAATACATGATCAACTTCATCCACAAGCTAAAACATCTCCCAGAGAAATACATGATGAACAGTGTCCTGGAAAACTTCACCATCTTATTG GTGGTGTCAAATAGGGCGACCCAGGAGACGTTGCTATGTATGGCTTGCGTGTTTGAAGTGTCAAACAGCGAGCACGGAGCCCAGCATCATATCTACAGACTGGTAAAGGAATGA